CCTTCTTTTCCATACCCGTAAACCTGTTGAGCAAAAACCATATCAGCCGCTATATCGTTAGCATATGCGGATGACAGGGAGGTATGGCTGACAAGGGAAATAGCAGGCAGGGCTTTTTGCAGGTTCTGTGATAAATATTGCCATTCATCGGGAAAATAAGATTTCAGTTTATTGCAATCCTCTTCCTCTATAGGACGTTTTAAAAGGAAACCTTTCATCAGCTCTCCTACGATATGTTCAGAGTCGGCGGCACTTCCTCCGTTACCGCATATAAGCAGTTTTCCCCCCGAAGCATAGCAATCCCGTAAAAGAAGAAAAGCATTCCAAATAGTGGGTTTACAAGTTTCAAGGCCTTTATATTCGGTTATTAGCGTATTAAGTATTTTGCCGGCAAAAGATTCGCTTAGCACACTCATACATTTCACATCCTTCTTTCACATTTTTTACATTTACATTTTCGTACTTTTCATTTTTACATTTTATATTAAATCTAATTCAAAGCAGTAGCAAGAGCAGCATAATCCCCTATGTTCTCACCCAAAGATGCCGGCACAACCTTACATACTTCCCTTGAGTATACAAGGCTTTCTTTTTTAATGACTTCTTCGGCCCATGGCCACAACAAATCCTTACTTCTGCTAAATATGCTTCCTATTACAATAATTTCAGGGTTCAAAATATCAATAAGTATAGACAGACCTCTTCCCAGGTAACGGCCACATTCCTTGTAAATCTCTATCGCAAGCTCATCTCCCTCTTTTGCCGCATCAGCAACAATTTTAGCATCCAGGCTATTTAACTTATCAATACTGTTGCAAAAAGAAACCTTTTTACCCACCTGTAATTTTTCCAATACCCTAGTCTTTGCAAGCTGGGCAATACCTCCCCCACTGCAGAACCCTTCAAAAGATCCCGACTTTCCATATCCTACCGGGCCATTGTTTTCGAGCCTTATGTGTCCTACTTCTCCCGCCATATCATTCGTACCTGTATAAAGCCTGCCGTTAAGTATAAGTCCTGCCCCCATACCTGTCCCAAAAGTAAGGAATATTATATTTTCATATCCCTTTGCAGCACCAAATTTCCATTCAGCCAGGGCACATGCATTGGCATCATTCTGCAACTTTGTTTTTATTCCAAACCGTTTTTCAAGTATTTCTACTATTTTAATATTATCCCATCCATAAAGATTAGGTGGAGACATTATTATTCCTTTTTTACTGTCAAGAGGTCCTCCGCAGCTTATACCTATAGCTTCAAACTGTAAGGCTTGAAATTTCTGTTTGGCCATCATAAGGTCAATTTCTTTTATAATTCTATTAATGGTTTGTTCAGGACCCTTTTCCGCTTCAGTGGGAAAAACCGCCTTGTCTATTATATCAATACTATTAATGATATTGTTTTCGCTGTAATTTACCCTTCCGAAGATTACAGCACATTTAGTACCGCCTATATCTACTCCCAATACTATACTATTCAATAAAGACCCTCCTTTTTATATATGCCGGAGATATATATTTTTACGTACCCCTCATATCCAAAAATATCCAAACAACTCGCCAAAGTTAATACCGGCAATATTCCTGTTTCTATACCTGCTGTGAAGGGATTCAAGACCTTCCTTAAGGTACCTGGATGTAATGCCGTGAGAAATGGAAAGGTATGCTTCAATACAGGCGGAAAGATGGTCGCATCCTCTAATTACCTCTCCATCTACAGGAGAGTACCTGTCCTCATTGTAAGACTTATTAATCTCATTTGAAGTTACAATCTCAATACTCCCATCCTTTAATATCCTGCTATTAAACTCATTCTCTATAAGATATTTTATCTCTTTCCTCCATGCTGAGGGTAATAAAGGAAATATCCTTTCTTCAAGCTGCCTGTTCTCAATTTCTTTTATTAATTCCTCAAGTCCTTCTACAGACCTTTTTACAGGAGATACTATATCCCTGGTAAGCACCTCGGGCAGGTCATGGAATAGGCCGGCAAAAAAGTTATTTACAATTCTTTTGTCACAGCCTTCTAATTCAAGGGTACAAAAATATGAGAGTATGGCAACTACCAGCATATGTCCCAATACAGATGTTTCAGGCACTCTTGGCGACTGGGCCCATCTTTGCTGAAACCTCAATTGTCCTACAAGACTTAGAAAGCTTCGGGTTTTCTTTCCAAGGATAAGTTTTTGCACCCCCGCTAAATCATAATGCTCTTCTATTTCATTGGCAATTTGCTCTCTTGTATCCTCAAGTCCGTAAAGGCTCTTGTTTAAGTTATATATTATTTCAAATTCCCAGTTTGTTGCCAGGTAATGAGAAGCCTTCAATATTCTTTTTTCTAAATAGCTGTATTGTTGATCCTGGAGATAAG
The window above is part of the Bacillota bacterium genome. Proteins encoded here:
- a CDS encoding ROK family protein, with translation MNSIVLGVDIGGTKCAVIFGRVNYSENNIINSIDIIDKAVFPTEAEKGPEQTINRIIKEIDLMMAKQKFQALQFEAIGISCGGPLDSKKGIIMSPPNLYGWDNIKIVEILEKRFGIKTKLQNDANACALAEWKFGAAKGYENIIFLTFGTGMGAGLILNGRLYTGTNDMAGEVGHIRLENNGPVGYGKSGSFEGFCSGGGIAQLAKTRVLEKLQVGKKVSFCNSIDKLNSLDAKIVADAAKEGDELAIEIYKECGRYLGRGLSILIDILNPEIIVIGSIFSRSKDLLWPWAEEVIKKESLVYSREVCKVVPASLGENIGDYAALATALN
- a CDS encoding SIS domain-containing protein; amino-acid sequence: MSVLSESFAGKILNTLITEYKGLETCKPTIWNAFLLLRDCYASGGKLLICGNGGSAADSEHIVGELMKGFLLKRPIEEEDCNKLKSYFPDEWQYLSQNLQKALPAISLVSHTSLSSAYANDIAADMVFAQQVYGYGKEGDVLLGISTSGNSKNVINAIKVAKAFGLGTIGLTGGEGGEMKELCDVTIIAPATQTHKVQEYHLPIYHALCVMLEAEFFKDDSYPCIQE
- a CDS encoding HD domain-containing protein, with product MLGKRNIELIFDAASIQRWNDHIRPSKGFTELDKQSHKMMFAYVLAKIEESDRKANINWRRLIEGGIFEFFHRIMLTDIKPPIFHMLMEQKGEMLNNWVLEQLQKDGFDRIKDGFFEKFRTYLQDQQYSYLEKRILKASHYLATNWEFEIIYNLNKSLYGLEDTREQIANEIEEHYDLAGVQKLILGKKTRSFLSLVGQLRFQQRWAQSPRVPETSVLGHMLVVAILSYFCTLELEGCDKRIVNNFFAGLFHDLPEVLTRDIVSPVKRSVEGLEELIKEIENRQLEERIFPLLPSAWRKEIKYLIENEFNSRILKDGSIEIVTSNEINKSYNEDRYSPVDGEVIRGCDHLSACIEAYLSISHGITSRYLKEGLESLHSRYRNRNIAGINFGELFGYFWI